CGGTGTAGAGGGCGCGTCGACATATGTCGTGATGGCGCGCCGAACGAATGAGCCGGAATGGACGCAGGATGTGGCAATCGTGAACTACGAAACCTCTTCCGGTACCCGCCCGATCACTCCGATGACCGAGCGCGAGCACAGCTTTGTGTCGCCCCTGCGCGGCGATGACTGGATCTTCGGCATTCAGGCCTGCGGTTCTACGCCGAATTCGTGCAGCCCGTTCTCAAGCGCCGTCCCCGGCGGGGCATTCTATCCGTTGGACGTCGACAACGCAGATTGAGGCCCCATATAACGGCCCATGCAAAGAAAACAGAACACACGGAAGTTCGAGGGACTTCCGAGCAAAGACCAAATCCTTGAATTTATCAAAAACGCCGATGGCCCCACGGGCAAGCGCGAGATTTCCAAACATTTCCGCCTGAAAGGGCAGGAAAAGATCGCGCTGAAAGCGCGGCTGAAAGACATGGCCGAGGAAGGTCTGATCGACGGCAAGAAGACCGCTTTTCACCGCATGGGCGGCGTCCCCAAGGTCACCGTGCTGCGGGTGGTCGAGATCGACGAGGGCGAACCAATCGCCATTCCGGAGAGCTGGCAGCCCGACGATGCCACACCGCCGCCGCGACTGCGGGTGATCGAAAAGAAAAAGCAGGCCGCGCTGCGCGTTGGCGACCGTATTCTTGCCCGCACCGAAGAGCGCGGCAAGGGCTTTCTCGCCCATCCGATGAAGAAGCTGCCTTCCGAAGAAGGCGCGATGCTGGGCGTGGTCGAGATCGACAAAAGCGGGCAGGCCTGGCTGGCCCCGGTCGACAAGAAGATCCGCACCTCTGCCAAGATCAGCGATCGCGGGCAGGCGGAAGCGGGCCAGCTGGTGCTGGCGGAACCGGCCGGCCGCGGGCGGAATGCGAGCGTGAAAGTGACGGAAGTGCTCGGCGACCCGCTGGCGCCCAAGAGCTACAGCCTGATTGCGATCCACAAATACGGCATCCCGAACCACTTCTCCGACGAGGTTTTGCAAGAGGCCGAAGCGGCGGCAAAACTCTCCTTGAGCGAAGAGAAGCGCGAAGACCTGCGTCATCTTCCCATCGTCGCCATCGACCCGGCCGATGCGCGCGACCATGACGACGCGATCTGGGCCGAACCGGACGGGAAGGGCGGCTTCAACGCGCTCGTCGCGATTGCCGATGTATCCTTCTACGTGCGCCCCGGCAGCAAGCTCGACCGCGAGGCGCGGCGGCGCGGCAATTCGGTCTATTTCCCCGACCGGGTCGTGCCGATGCTGCCCGAAGTGTTGTCCGCCGATGTCTGCTCGCTGCGTGCGGATGAAGACCGCGCGGCGATGGCGTGCCATCTTTCCATCGACAAGCATGGGCAGATTACCGGATGGCGCTTTACCCGCGCGCTGGTCCGCATTGCCGAAGTCATTCCATATGAACAGGCACAGGCCCGCGTGGATGACGGCACGGCGGGCGACAAC
This sequence is a window from Aurantiacibacter gangjinensis. Protein-coding genes within it:
- the rnr gene encoding ribonuclease R codes for the protein MQRKQNTRKFEGLPSKDQILEFIKNADGPTGKREISKHFRLKGQEKIALKARLKDMAEEGLIDGKKTAFHRMGGVPKVTVLRVVEIDEGEPIAIPESWQPDDATPPPRLRVIEKKKQAALRVGDRILARTEERGKGFLAHPMKKLPSEEGAMLGVVEIDKSGQAWLAPVDKKIRTSAKISDRGQAEAGQLVLAEPAGRGRNASVKVTEVLGDPLAPKSYSLIAIHKYGIPNHFSDEVLQEAEAAAKLSLSEEKREDLRHLPIVAIDPADARDHDDAIWAEPDGKGGFNALVAIADVSFYVRPGSKLDREARRRGNSVYFPDRVVPMLPEVLSADVCSLRADEDRAAMACHLSIDKHGQITGWRFTRALVRIAEVIPYEQAQARVDDGTAGDNLQHLWDAWKLLAKARADRDPLDLDLPERRVVLDDEGKIAEIAVRERLDAHRVVEDFMIAANVAAAKALESKTQPVVYRVHEPPTREKLIALREYFDSIGKKLALGQVITPGLFNRMMKDVTDAGEKALVMEAVLRSQTQAYYGPANAGHFGLSLGSYAHFTSPIRRYSDLLVHRALVDGFGLEQPKPNIKSVPASSGLSDQDRSDLGKITDAISITERRAMEAERDTIDRYVAAWLSARVGEVFPCRITGVQKFGFFATIVGLGGDGLVPISTLGREYFRYNEGAHALIGEDSGQTYTVGDRLELRLGEANPLTGALKFELPDSAGGGKSVEPRGRRPEKRSRRDRQGKHSVGKRGRPGNIRHQGRRKK